CTTACAGTTATGCATTGAAATGGCAGACAATTCTTTACAGCACAGGAACAGTATTGTTTGTTTAAATTCAGGGGTTAGTGCTGTGCCAAATACCATTCCAAGATCTGAAGAAAATTGCAAAGACAAATACAATCCATTCATATTTTATTTTGTaggccacaaaaaaaaatgtcttaCCTTCAAAAGAAACAATGTCTCCCACATGTATCATGCCAAATTTACTATTTAAATAAGGTAATGAATTAAGCGCAAATACAAACTTAACATGATAAATTACAGTACAGAAAAACAAAGCAGACTTGTCCTTTGCTATAGGAGACTTGGAAAAAACAATAACATTTCTATACCACAAACTTGTTCTTTGTTATTGAATTGCTTTTGGTGGCTGTGTCTGCATGAGCTTGATATCCAATGACGAGTTTTGGAGGTAGGCCTAGTCCTTCCTTGTACTTTCGTCTGAAAATATGAATCATATGGTAAAACATTCATTTAACTGACCAATCAAATGATCAAAAAGGTAGCcttgaaaataaagaaaagctgTTAAATCTGGATGTATGGGGGAAATTGTTGATGCCAATTATCTGTAGCCAATGCTATATGTAATACTAATATCCTGGGAGCAATGGATTGCACCATTAGGTTTTTCCTTGGTCTAACCATTTTTCATTAGGTTGCTATGCAAATGTCCTCATCCTGAACAATTATAGTTTACAACATGATGGCCAACAGGACACATCTGGCTTCTGTGGGATCTGGCCCAAGCCTGGCTGTAACTGGAGTGAAACCGGCAGATAAAATCCATAACTGTTCAAGGCAAATATGACTAGTCTGTCGAGACACCTGTGAATCAGGGCAGACATGACACTACAGAAACGAGTAATTTGGTCCGGCCACACTGCATAATGTCAGACTTACCCAATATAGGTAACTGCTTCGCCATTCTCTGTATCGGTGGTCCAGATGGCGATTTTGTCACCTTTGGCTCGAACATTGATGACAGCACCGCAAACATCCCTGCTGAAGGAGCCAAAGCCCTCTCCAATGAGGCAAAGGAGCtgttttaaaaattaaaaataaatcatGAAATGCATAAATTAAAGATTACTTGCATTTCAGAGGACTACAGTTTGTTGTTGTTGGAGCGCAATCTGAGGGGACAGTATTAATTCAGTGGTCCCACATCATTGGTTTCCTCAGTGTTACAGGGCCCTGGGTATGAACCCCAACAGGCAACTGGGTCCTAGACCTCCTGACAGGCCATCCCTAGGTGGTGAAGGTGGGCAACAACACGTCCACTTCACTGAGCCGcaacaggggccccacaaggatgtgtgttcagccccctcctgtactcccatgactgcgtggccacgcacgcttCCAACTTAAttatcaagtttgcggacgacagtggtaggtaggcctgattaccaacaacgacagaGCCTACCTGTGGTGAGGGGCCTGGCGAAGTGGtgacaggaaaataacctctcccgcaacaaaacaaagaagctgatagtggacttcagaaaacagcagagagagcactcccctatccacatcgacgggaccgcagtggagaaggtgaaaagcatcaagttcctcagtgtacacgtcactgacaatctgaaatggtccacacagacagtgtggtgaaggcagcgcaacagcacctcttcaacctcaggaagcgCAAGAAATTCAGCTCAGCACCTAagaccctcaaacttttacagatgcaccattgagagcatcatgTTGGGCTGtaccaccacctggtatggctACTGCAACacccgcagggctctccagagggtggtgtggtctgcccaacgcgTCACCGGggaacactgcctgccctccaagacaTCTACAGCACCGGTGTCACAATGCCAAGATCATCACGGACTACAGCCAactgagccacagcctgttcaccccattattatccagaaagcgaggtcagtacaggtacatcaaagctgggactgagagactgaaaaacagcttctatctgaaggccatcagacttaaatagccatcactccCAGCCTCCAGCCTTGAACTTAGTCactcactagccagctaccacccggttactcaaccctaaaccttggaggctgctgccctatgtacagagacatggaacactggtcactttaatgtttacatactgctttacccatttcatatgtatacaCCATTATAGTCAAGGCCTATCATTTTAATCTATTGCTGTACATACTATATCCACCTTGACCATAATGTCTTTACATCATAGTTATACTCTGTACTCAGACATTGATCGTCCAAGTATTTCtatattccattattttactttcagaatgtgtgtattgttagattatactgcactgttggagctaggaacaagcattgctacacccgcaataccaTATGCTAAATACAGTATGTGACCATTCATTTTATTCAGATTTTAATCAGCTTTCTGACATAAATATTGAGCAAACAGTATTTCTGGTTTTCATAGTGATACAAAACTGAAAGTGTTGGGCAGAGTGGACCGACTACTGACAGTCTCCTTCCAGAAGCGGTCGAGTTCAGTGTGCCTCTGCTGCTTCGACAGTGTAATCAGCCAGCGTCCTCCACACTTGTTACGCCTGTCTTCCCACATTGGCTCAATGCCATCCTGGGGGAAGTGACAGTATCACTTTAGTCCAATTAATATAGGAGTACATGTACGAGAAGTATTATGGATAATGTAAATCTCAAACTGATGGATACTTTTCTCCAAAAGTCTACATCACCTTGAAAACTGAGTAGTCGCAACCAGATGAAAGCTTGCTCACCAGCTGAATGTTGTTGTACAacctaataaaaataaaaaaacattttcagtCAAGAAAACAATAAGGTGGTGACCTACATCATAGGTTCTCAATATACTTTTGTAGGTTGAATTTACTGAAACTTGCCTAGAAGTTGCAATAGCCACAGTAGGTGTAAAACTGTCAAGGATATCGCCATTTAGTCTACTGTAAATCAAGAACAAACTGCAAAACTCACGCCCAGAAGTCTTCCACTGTGTCAAACTTTGTGATGATCCTCAGATTGTCCTGCCACATTTTGCTCTTATCGTTCTTGTAGAACCAGAGAGCCCATCTGAAACAATGCACAAGTGATTGAATAAAAGGAGGGGTTGGTGGACCTTCATCAAATATTTATATTGTTATCTGAATTGTAATCTGATTCACAAGTGATTTCACTTCCTGCATATTAAAAAGTACATATTGCAACAGAAAACATTTACCGTTAAAGAACCAAACAGAGTAAATTAAAATTAGAGGGACCTACCCAAATTTGTCCAATATAAAATTACCTTTCGTTGTTAAACGTTTTCCGTAGAGTAAACGGTTGGTTGCGAAAACGTTTAGCAGACGAAACGTATTCATcagcgtaatgaatacacccaggTGTGAACTATAAATGTTATTTATTGACAAAACAATAAAAACTTCCACGTAATTTAAATGTACCAATAATCTCAACCGGAAAACACACCTGTTTTGTAGGGGATGCTTCACATGTGGTCCCACAATAACACGCACCACTTTGTTATCAACCCTTTTTTTGGCTCCATCAATCTTTTTTAGGGCTCCTTTGTCCTaaaaaaaatgggagaagacaTTTATAAAATAGGCATATAGGAAACGCGTAGGGAGACGACTTCGATTTAATTAAAAGGCAACGGTATCAAACAAGCAATCACTATTTTAACAAAACTGTTCTAAAAAAAAGTTTGTCAAATTGAAAATAGCGAAATCAAGTAATTTAACACTAGAATTCCAGCAAAATATAGTCTAATGAAATCTTACCAAGCGACCTGCAACGCACGCCATCATGAACGTAATTAGTTTGACGAAGCAGGTGTGGCACTTGAGGTGTCACAGATAATTGAAACGGGTTCTTCCGGTGGATTTTTAACGAAATATGGATTAAACC
The Salvelinus fontinalis isolate EN_2023a chromosome 10, ASM2944872v1, whole genome shotgun sequence DNA segment above includes these coding regions:
- the eif4e1b gene encoding eukaryotic translation initiation factor 4E-1B isoform X1 translates to MMACVAGRLDKGALKKIDGAKKRVDNKVVRVIVGPHVKHPLQNRWALWFYKNDKSKMWQDNLRIITKFDTVEDFWALYNNIQLVSKLSSGCDYSVFKDGIEPMWEDRRNKCGGRWLITLSKQQRHTELDRFWKETLLCLIGEGFGSFSRDVCGAVINVRAKGDKIAIWTTDTENGEAVTYIGRKYKEGLGLPPKLVIGYQAHADTATKSNSITKNKFVV
- the eif4e1b gene encoding eukaryotic translation initiation factor 4E-1B isoform X2; protein product: MMACVAGRLDKGALKKIDGAKKRVDNKVVRVIVGPHVKHPLQNRWALWFYKNDKSKMWQDNLRIITKFDTVEDFWALYNNIQLDGIEPMWEDRRNKCGGRWLITLSKQQRHTELDRFWKETLLCLIGEGFGSFSRDVCGAVINVRAKGDKIAIWTTDTENGEAVTYIGRKYKEGLGLPPKLVIGYQAHADTATKSNSITKNKFVV